The genome window GTTGACAGGGCAATCATTTCATTCTTGGCATCTACGGGGTGCAGGGTGGCGGAGCTGGTAGGACTTGACCGCAGCGCGTTGGATCTGGACAGCTTGGAATGCGTTGTACGCGGTAAAGGAAACAAGGAGAGGACGGTTTACCTGGACAACGTGACCGCAATGTACATCAGAAACTATCTGGCAACGCGGAGGGACGTATGTCCGGCCCTGTTTGTGACAAGGACAAGAGAACGGTTTCAGACGGGCGGCATCCGGGACATGCTGAAGCGGCTGGAAGAGCGGAGCGGAGTGGATCATGTTCACCCGCACAAGTTTAGGCGGACACTGGCCACGAACATGGCAAAGCGGGGGATGCCGATCCAGACAATCGCGGCGATCCTGGGACACGAAAAGATTGAGACAACCATGGAGTATATCGTGATGAACAAGGAAAACACGAAGATGCAGTACCGTCAGTACTACGCGTGTTAACCAGAAGAATATGACGGTATTCACGGCTCCAGAGGGAGGTGCAGTTAAACATGAAGATAACCTGTACGGAAGAAGAAAAGAGCGAAATCATCTTTATGCTTGCAGAGGGCAAAACATGCTTTCTTCCGTTCAAATGCACCTATTATTCCAATAAAGAATGTCGGGAATGTATTGAAAGGAATATTGAATGGGAAATTGTACCAGAAGGGAGTGAGCAGGAATAAAGGTTCGGAAGTATTGCGAGAATTGCGTTCATTATCAATATCGCAAGTATAAAACACTCAAGACCGGATACGCATATTGTAAAAAACATAAAAACAGATGTTTGAGCATCCAAAAGTGTTGGGATCGGAAGAAAAAGGCAGGTGAGCAGGAATGAGCCTTGATGTAGAAGTGAAAGGCTTACCAAGACACAACTATGGATATGGGCAGTTTAATCTGTTCCGTGGAGAAATCGTCAAAGCCGTTTACGGTTGGGATTTGTACGAAATATGGAAAAAGAAATTTGCGGACGATGACGATGTAAAAAGATGGAATGAGAAATGCAACGATGACCTTGATTTGTTCATTCTTCATTCTGATTGTGACGGTAAATTCACGGTTTCAGAATGCAGAAAAGTCAGAAATGCAATGAAATCTGTTGAAGAAAAAATCGACGAATCGGACATGAGTAAAGAACATAAACAGATGGTTAATGAATGGTACTGTATGTTCGCATTTTGTGCGAGAAACAGGGTAATAATGAAGTTTAATTGACACCGTGAAAAGGCTGAAAATCACGGCAAGGTGGAGGTGATGCAATTACTTCCTATATATATCCGGATTAAGCATGACAGAGATCTGCATCCGGATCTTATGGTGCAGTAGCTCAGCGGAAGAGCAGCGGCCTTATAAGCCGGAGGGCGGAGGTTCAAATCCTTCCTGCACCACATAGGCGAAAGCCTAAATATGCCGAAGCTGGCGGCAGTAATCCAGCGGGATCATTTCAAGCATATGGCAGCCGGAAAGACGGCAAGGTATCCATCAGCGGCCAGCGCTGAGAACCGGGGGATGGATTCCCTAATATCAGGCTTGTATATGAGTATTAACATTAGACGCATTTCAATAGAAGGAACGGAAAAGAAAAGGGAAGGCTGTGGATGTTGATCATCGTCATCAGAAAAATGGTGATGATGACGGGAGGGTGCCGGGAGGGCGTAAGCGCCTCCCGGCTTGGAAGACGGAGAAACAGGAAAGGACGGAGCGGCTCATGAGTTGGGAGTTTGAAGATCTGTTCAACAACAAGCGGACGGGGGACGGAGGTTTCCTGGAAGAGCCGTGCTTTATTCCTGTGGGTTCTATGGGGTACAGGAGACGGACAACCGTAAGCGGGCCGCGAATTGACGCGGAGGTTTTCCCGGTGTTCGGTCGGCAGATGCGGGGAGCGCTGCGGAGGGCCAGGACGGGAAACGGAACCGTGGAAGCTCAGAAGAAGGCGAACGCGGAGCGGAGCAGGATACGGCTGATCCAGTTGGTGGAAGCAAACTTCACAGAGCAGGATCTGTCAATCGGGCTGGACTATGACGGGAAGACACCGACACCGGAGCGGATTGATAAGGATCTGACAAACTTCTTTGCAAAGGTGAGGAGACGGCGGAGGGCGAGAGGTCTGCCGGAACTGAAGTACATAGTTGCCATAGGCGGGGACGAGATGCCTGCGGCAGGGTACAGCGGTAAGAGGCCGCACGTGCATGTGATCATGAACGGCGGGATTGACCGTGATGAGCTTGAGCAACTGTGGGGGCATGGACACGCGAACACTCACAGGCTGCAACCGAGAGACAGCGGGCTGGGCGGGATAGCAACATATTTCACAAAGCAGATGCAGGACAGGCCGCCGAAGATGGGCGTGAAAAGATACAGACCGAGCCGGAACCTGACGCAGCCGGTGAGGAGAGCAAGGGACGCGAAGATGCCGAACAGCAGAGTCAGAAGGATCGCATATGACTTTGAGAACCAGGCGAAGGAGATCATGGAGAAACTGTATCCGGGTTATGTGCTGACGGAGACGGTGGTTAAGTATTCGGACTATGTGCCGGGTGTGTATATCAGGTGTGCATTACGGAAGATAGGAGGCGGAGGTCTATGAGGTATACGCCGGTAGCGGAGCAGATCGGGATCACAGAAGCAAGATATAAAGAACTGAGGAATTTTTGCAGGCAATATGATGACTGGGACAGAGAAGCAAAAACATTGCTGGGTATAAGAGCTATAAAGATGGACGGACTTCCGCATGGATCAGGGATTAGTGATCCTGTGGCCAGGGCGGCAGAAAGAAGAGAAAGACTGCTTGCGAAGATGTCTATTGTAGAGGGATGTGCAAAAGCAAGCGACAATGGTGCATGGTATGAGGCATTGATTGAACACGTATGTAGAGATGTTACCTGGAAAGTAATAAAAGAAACAAAGCCAGAGTTACTACCAACAAGTGATGCAAATACATTTTACAAACGGAGGCGAGAATTTTTTGACATGCTGAATAAAGTCACAGATATATAAGATTCATATTCGATTGTAAATGAAAATGTATTAAATTATTAGCATGGAGTAGGAGGCAAGATGAACAGATCGGCAGAGGTCGAAGCTTTCTACGTCTCATGGAAATGGCGGAGGTGCAGAAAAGCATACGCCGAATCAGTCGGGAAGATCTGTGAGGAATGTCTGAAAGAGGGAGTCATTGAGACAGGAAGCAAAGAGAATCCGCTGGAGACACATCACAAGATTGAACTGACAGACGAGAACATAAACGATCCGAATATCACATTGAACTGGGACAACCTTGAACTGTTGTGCAAGAAGCATCACGACATGAAGAGAAAGAAGAAAGAGAAACGCTGGAAGATTGGGCCGGATGGTCACGTAACCGTATAGCTCCCCTTGGGTGAAAATTGCGGAGGAATGTGGCGCAGGGCTTTGGGTGAGTAACAATAAGCGCGCCGGAGGCGCGGAGGACGCGCGTCCACGGGCGCGCGATAATGAAGAAAAGGGTTACATAAGGCTGAAAAATGATGCTAAATGGCATCATTTTTTTGATGAATTTGACAGGAGGTTTCAGGATGAAGGCCAAAGCGAAGCCGATTCTGGCGGAAGTGGCCGATATGTTGCCGGAGAAGGCGAGAGATATCAGGACAAACGGCGCGGAAGTGACGAAGAAGAGCGTCCGGAAGAGCGCGGAGGGTTCAGAAGCCGAGGAGAAACCGGCGAAGAAGCCGAAAAGCGCCAGGGCGAAGGCAAAACAGCCAACTGAAAAGATCACTTCCGCGTCTATACTTCGGAAGCTGATTGCTTTCGGCAAAGATTATCAGATCGAAAATGAGCAGGACTTCCGGGAGGCGGCCAGGATCTACAGCGAGGAGGCCGCGCTGATCGATCAGATGCGGAAGAGGCTGAAAGAGGACGGCCTGACCGTAATGAAAACCTACAAGACCGGGGACTGCGAGGTGGCGCATCCGCTGTTGAGTGAGCTTCCGCGGCATGTGGAAAGCGCAAACAAGTGCCTGATGACCATCAGCAGCATGATTGAGGAGCGGGGAGCAAAGAAACAGAAACCGACACGGGATCTGGATCAGTTCCGGCTTCATGCGTGAGGCGGACGGCATGAAAAGGACGCGGAGGGCGGACGTGAAAAACCGGACAGAAAGGACGGAGGGACAGATCCGGGCGGGTAAGGTGAGCCGGATGGGGTAAGAAAAAAGATCAAGACCATAGCGGATCTGACAGCGGAAAACGCCATTGTCCAATACTGGGAAGAAATCAACAGCGGCGGCATCAATACAGGCAAGTGGATAAAGCTGCTGTATGAGGTGATCCTTCAGGGCCTCCAGGACAAACGGTGGTTTTACGATGAGCGGCTGGCGGATAACGCTGTTCGGTTCATAGAGCGGTACTGCCATCACTACAAGGGGAAACTGGCACCACGGAGGATTGAACTGAGCCTGTGGGAAGAGGCGGCAATCCGGATCATGTTCGGTATTGTTGACAGCACAGGCAAACGGCAGTTCAGGGAAGTTTTCTGGCTGATAGGCCGGAAGATGGGAAAGACGATCCTGGCGGCAGGCATAGCGACATACATGGGATACGCTGCCGGAGAGTTCGGCAGCGAAATCTATTTCCTGGCTCCGAAACTGGATCAGAGCGACCTGTGTTACGCAGCGCTTGAGTTCAATGTTCACGCGGAGCCGGAACTGGACACGATCACACACAGCACAAAATACCGTGGACTGATGATCAATGAAACGAACACGATGATCAGGAAACTGGCTTTCACAAGTAAAAAGTCAGACGGTTATAACCCGATGTTCTATTGTGCTGATGAGGTGGCGGCGTGGCCGGGAGT of Aristaeella lactis contains these proteins:
- a CDS encoding HNH endonuclease, which encodes MNRSAEVEAFYVSWKWRRCRKAYAESVGKICEECLKEGVIETGSKENPLETHHKIELTDENINDPNITLNWDNLELLCKKHHDMKRKKKEKRWKIGPDGHVTV
- a CDS encoding rolling circle replication-associated protein — translated: MSWEFEDLFNNKRTGDGGFLEEPCFIPVGSMGYRRRTTVSGPRIDAEVFPVFGRQMRGALRRARTGNGTVEAQKKANAERSRIRLIQLVEANFTEQDLSIGLDYDGKTPTPERIDKDLTNFFAKVRRRRRARGLPELKYIVAIGGDEMPAAGYSGKRPHVHVIMNGGIDRDELEQLWGHGHANTHRLQPRDSGLGGIATYFTKQMQDRPPKMGVKRYRPSRNLTQPVRRARDAKMPNSRVRRIAYDFENQAKEIMEKLYPGYVLTETVVKYSDYVPGVYIRCALRKIGGGGL